GAAATCAGCATATGCCAGCATACGTTGGTATGGGTATACTAATGGGTGTGCTAATGTTAGAACGACATAAAAAGGTATGTTTTGTGCAATAGGATACCTTTAAATAATGTAAAGCTATCCTCAAAGCATAGTATACAGTCGGACGTACCTGCAGGGTTGGTCCTCAACACAGCGTCTGACTGACTCCTGACAGATCCAAGAGTCAGCACCGCATGTGCCGCCATGCAATGTTCCTCTCATCTGCAGACAGCTGTGGTCTGAAGGGTCACATTCACACATGACCAACATCTCTGCGATGTTATGCGGCATGCTTGCGTAGAAAATTTGAATTTCTCGTCCGCAGCGGTCAGGATCACACTGGGCCACCGTGCAAGCCTGAAGCATGTGTGCCAGATACTTGTTGCACACAGCATCGCTCACACAAAGCCTCATTTGGTCTGTGCAGTCTCCAACAGCATCGTCATCTACAAAAGATGTTATTCCAATGACTTGAGTGTCACATAATTGTTTTATTCCAGTGTGAATAATTCATTACCAAAGCCTATTAAAGTGCTTGATTGCCAGTCAGTCAGTTTGCTTCTCGTCTGTGGAGCTGCTGCGCAAATAATAAGACAATTAGTTGAAAACGAGTTATTCCTGCAGCTCACAAAGGCAATGGCCTTTGGTaaacaacaaatgtaatatggaGGGTTCTGACAAGACTGCACCTGGCTTTGGTTGGCATTGTGCCACCAGCTCTCGTATGGCGTCGCAAAGTCCCTCCTCCAAAGTGCACACACATCCTCTCAGCTGAGGAAATTGGTCAAATACAGCCTGGACCGTCACGTTACACACCTCTGAATCTGTTATTTGGCATCCTTACAGGTGGAAAACAAGCCCAACAGAGAAAAAGATGCAAGTGAATGAAGCCATGTTTGTCTTGCCTCTGCTGCTGTTGAATGCGTAACAGGTAGATGGTTAAGTGCTGGTTATACACACTTTGCTGCAGGCTAGGATTCAAGACGTGTTGTGTTGGAGCTAAAAAAGTAATTCAATGAAAGAGCCTCAAGGTGCTGTACACAACATGAGGAAATGTCATTATTTCTTCAGTTAGGCAACAACCCATCATTTATTTCAGGCTATCTTCTAAAAATGTCACCTTTATTCTCGCAGATGGTGCCGATGAGAGCCTCTTGGTTTTTGCACACATGTGCAACACACGTGTCCATGTGGATCACACAATCAGAGCGTGCGCTGCTGGCAAGGCTGCAGACGTCAGCAAATAGAAATCCTAAAATACAATAACCCAAAATGACTCATAGCCTGGACAAATTCTGTACATCATATATTgttcaaatacaattaaacatatTAGGacatgatgaaatattttttgttgatatttatattataatattgagaGTAGATATGGATCATTTTGGACAGGGAACTttttgtaaatactgtatgtcaaaaTATAGTCTTGTTTTTCCTGCCcacatgttatttttgtatagTCCTATGAATACAGTTCATTCATTAtgaaaactacagtaaacctcggatatatcggactcggatatatcggaaattcgctcacaacggacagataaaaaagaaccgatttttctgtaatgcatttccaataaaaattcattgcatatatcggattttttataacggatttcgcctatttcggacaaaatctccagtcccgttccaatgcatttccattaaatttccctcgcatatatcggatggccgcatcgtggcgctccgattcgccgaatcgtgacaggccgctatacgacgtcatttgcagcgtttgcagcgttgcctgcgcgtccaggtacattggaaacatagtcaaggaagtgcctttttataacggatgaaatccgatttacgcatataccggatataaatccgatatatgcgtaaaacggacattttccggtatacgcatataacggatttcgcttatatcggacaaaaccagtgggaacaattgaatccgatatatccgaggtttactgtaattatcttattatgagacaaaaaagttAATTCAATCATTAatttccgcttatcctcacgagggtcgcgggggtgctggagcctatcccagctgtctttgggcgagaggcggggtacaccctggactggtggccagctaatcacagggcacatatagacaaacaaccattcacactcacattcatatctatgggcaatttggagtggccaattagccaATTattatgggaggaaaccggagtacccggagaaaacccacgcatgcacggggaaaacatgcaaactccacacagagatggccgagggtggaattgaactcttctTGAGGTGTGATATGATATTAGAAAAGTTAATGGAAGACACCTCATTCCCCACTCGCAGCATTTTACAGTCGTTGCCGATTGTATAATTACAATATGAAGGCGTTCTAGTCTGCGGACATACGGAGCTAGCAAGAATCAAACAGCCTTAATATCCCTAATactaaattttatatatattttttgtgtgtatattgcATTGAGTATTGTATTTTACATTGCCAAGACCAGTATACATAGACACAATACTATAATCATGCTATAATGAGACCACTTTAAACGGCTCCTATGTCATCATCATACTAGTCATCATCATACTAGTCGTCATCATACTAGTCGTCATCATACTAGTCGTCATCATACTCGCTGTCATCATACTCGCTGTCATCATACTAGTCATCATCATACTCGCCATCATCATACTCGGCATCATCATACTCGCCGTCATCATACTCGTCGTCATCATACTCGCCGTCATCATACTAGTCGTCATCATACTCGTCGTCATCATACTAGTCGTCATCATACTCGTCGTCATCATACTCGCCGTCATCATACTAGTCGTCATCATACTCGTCGTCATCATACTAGTCGTCATCATACTCGCCGTCATCATACTAGTCGTCATCATACTAGTCGTCATCATACTCGCCGTCGTCATACTAGTCATCGTCATACTAGTCATCGTCATACTCGCCATCGTCATACTAGTCATCGTCATACTAGTCATCGTCATACTAGTCATCGTCATACTAGTCATCGTCATACTAGTCATCGTCATACTAGTCATCGTCATACTAGTCATCATCATACTAGTCATCGTCATACTAGTCATCATCATACTCGCCATCATCATACTAGTCATCATCATACTAGTCATCATCATACTAGTCATCATCATACTCGCCATCATCATACTAGTCATCATCATACTAGTCATCATCATACTAGTCATCATCATACTCGCCATCATCATACTAGTCATCATCATACTCGCCATCATCCTGAAATCAATAGCTGCTGCAATGGCAAAGAAGAATGACTGACTCACCAAGCATGACAGCAACTCCTGCATTGATTCTCTGCATGATGGCCAGGAATACCAGGTCTGCTTGAAGCTCATCTGGTGTTGGTGGCTCTATggaatacaaacacacacacacacacacacacacacacacacacacacatattctgGCCATGTGTTCACagtgggggtggaggggtggggTGCCGCACCTTACAcaacatcaccatcaccaacactTTAATATGTTGAGATATGttgaaaggcaggaagtgacagaaaaacatcagggatatttatttaaaatgaatatgtGAAAATGGTTAATATTTGGTAAAATAATGGttaatatttttctcataaagcAAGACTCACTTCTTCCTCCATGTTGTGTTAAACCAATTGTAgctgtgtgaaagtgcacacAGTTGCTGCAATAGCCTGCCTtgctgggttctgtgtgaaaggcacaaaTGAATGCAGGGTGTACTCTTACAGCACTGATGCACTCATTTTGCAACATAAATGATGCCAATGTGTTTTAAGGTAGGAACTTTTCTGAGCACTTTTAATAATATCTGTCCCGTTCGGGCATGCTCGTGTGGTGtatcgaccccaggatgcagagatgaggacccaattgcaggtaaaaatgtatttattggtatTTATTGGAGACGCAATGCACAAGGCACTAGCATGTCCAAACTAAAAACGACAATGACCCCCACAACTAAAGGAGCGCGCACCGGAACTAAATAGACATcacagaaaatgggaaacaggtgcgggagatgaTGGAAAGCAACGGAAAAaggaacagagcaacacaggaagtgaatacaaaataagggcatgaaccaggaacagaggaaaagagGAGAAACTAAGAGtgggtgaagcccaatcgtgacaaTATCAAGCTTTATTCTAGTCAAATAGAGGCCAAATAtcgtgtttttaattaaaaaaaagtactttctgAGTAAGAGTTTGTAGTTTTTGGATTTCCTTTGTTGTACTTCCTTTTccttgtgctcttattttgttattCTCCTTTCCTGTTTCCTCTGTAGACAGCGCCTTTAATTGTGTGAGCGCTATGAGCACAGCTGGGTTTGATGAGCAATCAGTGCTGCTATTTACTTCAACTGGGACTCCCTGTTGTAGTGGTCGTGATGTTTTGCTCTCCGGGTGTGTTGGAGTGTGTTCTGCCGTTGAGGTTGCATTCAAAAGAATCTTTATTGAGGGAACGAGGGAAGCTGGCAAGGTGTGACACCAATCACAAGCATCCAAGTCAAAAATACACAAGCTTTGACTGGTGCTCACCAGTCAAAATGCAAAGAACAGCAAAACCATTATATGTTACAATTGTGTGTTATCATTCTGTTTATTATCATGGTTAATACATTCATGACTACTATTACCACAAATCTGTATGACTTTCatttcagtaatattactgtggTTGTTTAATACTTTGTCCTCTCCATTATGATCTTTTATAAACATCGTAGACACTCGCTGATGTAGTCCTGTTTGGAGTCCTTTTATTCATTGCAATTGTTCTTGTCTCTTTTTGTCCCTGCACTCCCTACTCTGttgtcttttttcctcttttctatcccctcctgctccggtccggccgctccaaatttgcataacaacaatTCAGCTATATAATGTTCCatataacattgtaacattcTAAGTAGCTTCAAAGtgtaaaaaagaagaaatgggactgAGACCAAAAAATTTAATAACAATTCATAGCAATCAACCTTTCAACTGAAATCGGCTGttgatcagctgatcaaaagtttaagaccatagctaaaaaaaaaacaaaaaacacataaatccctaaattaaaacaaacatttccaaaaaagaACTCAATAATGAGTAGCGGCACCATTCTTGTTCATCACCTCAAAATTGGTTTGGGAATGCTTGATACCAGACTTTCTAGGAAGCTAGTGAGaatgtggtgaagatggcttcacagagGGCTTCCGCTGTCTGGAACTGATAGACATTTTTGTAAACGTTTGCCATCCATCCCTCAATGTCCTCAGCTGGACTTCGTTCAGGGAACACGCAGGATGGTGgaaaagagtgatgttattccTAAAACCAGTCATAACGAGGACCTTCCGTCACCAGAGATGCTCGCTGCAACATTCCCACATAGCTAGCagcatgtttgacacccctgcacaacctgaagctccaatGTTCCATTGGAGGAAAACGCACCCCAGATCATGTCGGGATCTCCTTGTCAGTATGGTTAcatgaaagaaaacaacattgaatccacatatttggcttttaaagtcacttttgatcagctgatgaatgTTTGTTGACAATAAATTGCTCACTCAAATTACGCTCCcatttattatgttttccaTTTTGAAAACAGAGTAAAATGTAGATTCTTTAAATTTTTCAACTAATCTTAATTTGTTAAGGAGTGTATATTCATATGATGAAGACGGActataaacacaacacaagtcGGTTTGACTCAACCATTCACTGTGATGAATCACACAGCTAAATCAATTGGATGCTTTTATTAAGCCGATAAATTCAATGGCTACTGTGCTGCAAAGTcaataaattcatcacatattCACCAAAGTATACACATATTTTGATGCAACAACATCTTTACTCATGACGCCGaacatgacaaacaaaacaaatcctGATTAGAAGGATATCACTCATTTTTTACATTCTCTTAGAACCTGCTTGGCGTGGTTGAGAAGGTGCATCAATAATCCAATTTCCAACACCAAAAAGGGTCATGTTTGATGTTTGCTCGGTGCATCATAAATCGCACCCTTTCAAAAAGCAATTACCAATtcctcttgatttttttttagaggccTAAAACTTTTGCTTCCCAGCAGGAAAGGAGCAGCAGTAACGGCATGAATCCATAGCTGAATTAGCACGTGTCATAAACTCAATTTAATGTATTTCCGAAAAGACTCCCCTCGGATGCATGAACATTGGCCTGATGGAAGTGTACGTGACATGTGCTGTCTGGAAGGGAGGGAAGAGGAAAGAGGTTCTATCACACTCCTTCATATTTCAGtgataaaatattgttttaaattaagTTACAGAACATGCGTCCTGCAAACAAGGCAGCACAACGGTTGCACACCATAGATCAAGACAACTTTACATGGTGTACGTGACAGACTTGCAccacataaaatacatttatttttctcccattgcagaaaaagttaaaaaaaataccaaaatggtaaaaaaaagatTGCTGCCCGTGTATATTTGTGACACCTTGTGTGTCTCATTTCAGTAGCTCaagcagcaaaaacaaaacaaatactttgtattgagttgtggactcctcgaccccatagagcagctacacacaataaccagcacacagatcttccagaatctgcacctattccagctgtatttacttggatttccaaaatgatcaattttaattcattccactcAGTCTGCTTCCGTGcaagcccactccgctgtgattggtctcacTCAGCTTGTACATAGGCATGCCCATAATAGGAAGTCACTGGCTGGATGGTGACTTCTCACAAGGCAAAAACTGAGAATtcagagccatctcaaacttctttcagggctcacgtccaaatgcggcaacctcattatctgaaattttggcatcatttaacacaagaatacaacattctaaaaacatttatagttcagaaaagtggaaaaagcataataagtctcTTTTGAGagacaaaataaatcaaatataagCCCACCATCAATGTAGGAGGACCCCTccagtccagtgtgtgtgtgtgtgtgtgtgcgcatacATGTGTGAATGGaagaaagaaaagctctggctCACTCAGGGTGGAGAAAGTTTGGCACCACCTGCTGGTTTGTCTGTTTATttctaatccctcgtttatcactattaattggttccagacctgaccgtgataagtgaatttagcTTATCAGCTCTACattgtggcggcacggcggtctggtggttagtgcgcagacctcacagctaggagaccagggttcggtccccgccctcggccatctctgtgtggagtttgcatgttctccccgtgcacgcgtgggttttctccgggtactccggtttcctcccacattccaaaaacatgctaggttaattggccactccaaattgtccataggtatgaatgcgagtgtgaatggttgtttgtctatatgtgccctgtgattggctggcgaccagtccagggtgtaccccgcctctcgcccgaagacagctgggataggctccagcaccccccgcgaccctcgtgaggaaaaagcggtagaaaatgaatgaatgaatgaatgagctctaCATTGTTGGCGAAACAAGATAAAGAAAACAGGAGGAAGAAAAACGGGACAAGGGAAAAAATCCCAACTAAaa
The window above is part of the Doryrhamphus excisus isolate RoL2022-K1 chromosome 20, RoL_Dexc_1.0, whole genome shotgun sequence genome. Proteins encoded here:
- the gfral gene encoding GDNF family receptor alpha-like encodes the protein MQRINAGVAVMLGFLFADVCSLASSARSDCVIHMDTCVAHVCKNQEALIGTICENKGCQITDSEVCNVTVQAVFDQFPQLRGCVCTLEEGLCDAIRELVAQCQPKPAAPQTRSKLTDWQSSTLIGFDDDAVGDCTDQMRLCVSDAVCNKYLAHMLQACTVAQCDPDRCGREIQIFYASMPHNIAEMLVMCECDPSDHSCLQMRGTLHGGTCGADSWICQESVRRCVEDQPCRELLRSFQVKCWSPEEASCSDEALQSECFSRMNPSVILGGDSHCRRAFVATMGTALHHPCTCKQMHGPDLLTCRMIHDVLHNRSYFRSHWRRSNATSNHPAISQSGEGH